From Oncorhynchus clarkii lewisi isolate Uvic-CL-2024 chromosome 26, UVic_Ocla_1.0, whole genome shotgun sequence, the proteins below share one genomic window:
- the LOC139384597 gene encoding proline-rich protein 36-like, with protein sequence MDMGGRVGRKRTLGTARGISPPQELEAVKAERCWYEEAARRCRSPPCPAPPRVSPCPAPPRVSPLSSAAQSLPPVPRRPESPPCPAPPRVSPLSRAAQSLPPVPRRPESPPCPAPPRVSPLSRAAQSLPPVPRRPESPPCPAPPRVSPLSRAAQSLPPVPRRPESPPCPAPPRVSPLSRAAQSLPPVPRRPESPPCPAPPRVSPLSRAAQSLPPVPRRPESPPCPAPPRVSPLSRAAQSLPPVPRRPESPPCPAPPRVSPLSRAAQSLPPVPRRPESPPCPAPPRVSPLSRAAQSLPPVPRRPESPPCPAPPRVSPLSRAAQSLPPVPRRPESPPCPAPPRVSPLSRAAQSLPPVPRRPESPPCPAPPRVSPLSRAAQSLPPVPRRPESPPCPAPPRVSPLSRAAQSLPPVPRRPESPPCPAPPRVSPLSRAAQSLPPCPAPPRVSPPVPRRPESPPLSRAAQSLPPCPAPPRVSPLSRAAQSLPPCPAPPRVSPPVPRRPESPPLSRAAQSLPPCPAPPRVSPPVPRRPESPPLSRAAQSLPPCPAPPRVSPPVPRRPESPPLSRAAQSLPPCPAPPRVSPPVPRRPESPPLSRAAQSLPPCPAPPRVSPPVPRRPESPPLSRAAQSLPPCPAPPRVSPPVPRRPESPPLSRAAQSLPPCPAPPRVSPLSRAAQSLPPVPRRPESAASPSRATSQPGPARAASQSRATLQSRAAPQSSGAL encoded by the coding sequence atggacatgggaggacgagttggacggaaaaggaccctgggcacagccaggggaatatcgccgccccaagagTTGGAGGCAGTGAAGGCAGAGAGgtgctggtatgaggaggcagcacggcggtgCCGGTCTCCCCCCTGTCCAGCGCCGCCCAGAGTCTCCCCCTGTCCAGCGCCGCCCAGAGTCTCCCCCCTGTCCAGCGCCGCCCAGAGTCTCCCCCCTGTCCCGCGCCGCCCAGAGTCTCCCCCCTGTCCCGCGCCGCCCAGAGTCTCCCCCCTGTCCCGTGCCGCCCAGAGTCTCCCCCCTGTCCCGCGCCGCCCAGAGTCTCCCCCCTGTCCCGCGCCGCCCAGAGTCTCCCCCCTGTCCCGCGCCGCCCAGAGTCTCCCCCCTGTCCCGCGCCGCCCAGAGTCTCCCCCCTGTCCCGCGCCGCCCAGAGTCTCCCCCCTGTCCCGCGCCGCCCAGAGTCTCCCCCCTGTCCCGCGCCGCCCAGAGTCTCCCCCCTGTCCCGCGCCGCCCAGAGTCTCCCCCCTGTCCCGCGCCGCCCAGAGTCTCCCCCCTGTCCCGCGCCGCCCAGAGTCTCCCCCCTGTCCCGCGCCGCCCAGAGTCTCCCCCCTGTCCCGCGCCGCCCAGAGTCTCCCCCCTGTCCCGCGCCGCCCAGAGTCTCCCCCCTGTCCCGCGCCGCCCAGAGTCTCCCCCCTGTCCCGCGCCGCCCAGAGTCTCCCCCCTGTCCCGCGCCGCCCAGAGTCTCCCCCCTGTCCCGCGCCGCCCAGAGTCTCCCCCCTGTCCCGCGCCGCCCAGAGTCTCCCCCCTGTCCCGCGCCGCCCAGAGTCTCCCCCCTGTCCCGCGCCGCCCAGAGTCTCCCCCCTGTCCCGCGCCGCCCAGAGTCTCCCCCCTGTCCCGCGCCGCCCAGAGTCTCCCCCCTGTCCCGCGCCGCCCAGAGTCTCCCCCCTGTCCCGCGCCGCCCAGAGTCTCCCCCCTGTCCCGCGCCGCCCAGAGTCTCCCCCCTGTCCCGCGCCGCCCAGAGTCTCCCCCCTGTCCCGCGCCGCCCAGAGTCTCCCCCCTGTCCCGCGCCGCCCAGAGTCTCCCCCCTGTCCCGCGCCGCCCAGAGTCTCCCCCCTGTCCCGCGCCGCCCAGAGTCTCCCCCCTGTCCCGCGCCGCCCAGAGTCTCCCCCCTGTCCCGCGCCGCCCAGAGTCTCCCCCCTGTCCCGCGCCGCCCAGAGTCTCCCCCCTGTCCCGCGCCGCCCAGAGTCTCCCCCCTGTCCCGCGCCGCCCAGAGTCTCCCCCCTGTCCCGCGCCGCCCAGAGTCTCCCCCCCTGTCCCGCGCCGCCCAGAGTCTCCCCCCCTGTCCCGCGCCGCCCAGAGTCTCCCCCCCTGTCCCGCGCCGCCCAGAGTCTCCCCCCCTGTCCCGCGCCGCCCAGAGTCTCCCCCCTGTCCCGCGCCGCCCAGAGTCTCCCCCCCTGTCCCGCGCCGCCCAGAGTCTCCCCCCCTGTCCCGCGCCGCCCAGAGTCTCCCCCCCTGTCCCGCGCCGCCCAGAGTCTCCCCCCCTGTCCCGCGCCGCCCAGAGTCTCCCCCCCTGTCCCGCGCCGCCCAGAGTCTCCCCCCCTGTCCCGCGCCGCCCAGAGTCTCCCCCCCTGTCCCGCGCCGCCCAGAGTCTCCCCCCCTGTCCCGCGCCGCCCAGAGTCTCCCCCCCTGTCCCGCGCCGCCCAGAGTCTCCCCCCCTGTCCCGCGCCGCCCAGAGTCTCCCCCCCTGTCCCGCGCCGCCCAGAGTCTCCCCCCCTGTCCCGCGCCGCCCAGAGTCTCCCCCCCTGTCCCGCGCCGCCCAGAGTCTCCCCCCCTGTCCCGCGCCGCCCAGAGTCTCCCCCCCTGTCCCGCGCCGCCCAGAGTCTCCCCCCCTGTCCCGCGCCGCCCAGAGTCTCCCCCCCTGTCCCGCGCCGCCCAGAGTCTCCCCCCCTGTCCCGCGCCGCCCAGAGTCTCCCCCCCTGTCCCGCGCCGCCCAGAGTCTCCCCCCTGTCCCGCGCCGCCCAGAGTCTCCCCCCTGTCCCGCGCCGCCCAGAGTCTGCCGCCAGTCCGTCCCgcgccaccagtcagccaggacctgccagagccgccagccagtcccgagctacccttcagtcccgagctgcccctcagtccagtggggccctttag